Proteins found in one Allorhizobium pseudoryzae genomic segment:
- the glnA gene encoding type I glutamate--ammonia ligase — protein sequence MTTASDIMKQIKENDVKFVDLRFTDPKGKLQHVTMDVSAVDEDMFADGVMFDGSSIAGWKAINESDMVLMPDTATVHMDPFFAQSTMVVICDILDPISGEAYNRDPRGTAKKAEAYLKASGIGDTVFVGPEPEFFVFDDVKYKADPYNTGFKLDSSELPSNDDTDYETGNLGHRPRVKGGYFPVPPVDSLQDMRSEMLTVLAEMGVVVEKHHHEVASAQHELGVKFDTLVRNADKMQIYKYVVHQVANAYGKTATFMPKPVFGDNGSGMHVHQSIWKDGKPTFAGDEYAGLSESCLYYIGGIIKHAKAINAFTNPTTNSYKRLVPGYEAPVLLAYSARNRSASCRIPFGSGPKAKRVEVRFPDPAQNPYLGFAAMLMAGLDGIKNKIHPGKAMDKDLYDLPPKELKKIPTVCSSLREALDSLDKDRKFLTAGGVFDDDQIDAYIDLKMQEVMRFEMTPHPVEFDMYYSA from the coding sequence ATGACGACCGCAAGCGACATCATGAAACAAATCAAGGAGAACGACGTCAAGTTCGTCGATCTGCGCTTCACCGATCCCAAGGGCAAGCTGCAGCACGTGACGATGGACGTTTCGGCCGTGGATGAAGACATGTTCGCCGATGGCGTCATGTTCGATGGCTCGTCGATTGCCGGCTGGAAGGCGATCAACGAGTCCGACATGGTCCTCATGCCCGACACGGCGACGGTCCACATGGACCCCTTCTTCGCCCAGTCGACCATGGTCGTCATCTGCGACATCCTCGACCCGATCTCGGGCGAAGCCTACAACCGCGATCCGCGCGGCACCGCCAAGAAGGCGGAAGCCTATCTGAAGGCGTCGGGTATCGGTGATACCGTCTTCGTCGGTCCGGAGCCGGAATTCTTCGTGTTTGACGACGTGAAGTACAAGGCCGATCCCTACAACACCGGTTTCAAGCTCGATTCGTCCGAACTGCCGTCGAACGACGACACGGATTACGAGACCGGCAACCTCGGCCACCGTCCGCGCGTCAAGGGCGGCTACTTCCCGGTTCCCCCGGTCGATAGCCTGCAGGACATGCGCTCGGAAATGCTGACGGTGCTCGCCGAAATGGGCGTCGTCGTCGAAAAGCACCACCACGAAGTGGCCTCTGCCCAGCACGAACTCGGCGTGAAGTTCGACACGCTGGTGCGCAATGCCGACAAGATGCAGATCTACAAGTATGTCGTGCACCAAGTCGCCAATGCCTATGGCAAGACGGCAACCTTCATGCCGAAGCCGGTCTTCGGCGACAACGGCTCGGGCATGCACGTGCACCAGTCGATCTGGAAGGACGGCAAGCCGACCTTTGCAGGCGACGAATATGCCGGCCTGTCGGAAAGCTGCCTCTATTACATCGGCGGCATCATCAAGCATGCCAAGGCCATCAACGCCTTCACCAACCCGACGACCAACTCCTACAAGCGTCTCGTTCCGGGTTACGAAGCGCCGGTGCTGCTCGCCTATTCGGCACGCAACCGGTCGGCCTCCTGCCGCATTCCGTTCGGCTCCGGCCCCAAGGCCAAGCGCGTTGAAGTGCGCTTCCCCGACCCGGCCCAGAACCCCTATCTCGGTTTCGCCGCCATGCTGATGGCCGGCCTCGACGGCATCAAGAACAAGATCCATCCCGGCAAGGCCATGGACAAGGATCTCTACGACCTGCCGCCGAAGGAGTTGAAGAAGATCCCGACGGTCTGCAGTTCGTTGCGCGAAGCGCTGGACAGCCTGGACAAGGACCGCAAGTTCCTGACCGCCGGCGGCGTCTTCGATGACGACCAGATTGATGCCTATATCGATCTGAAGATGCAGGAAGTCATGCGCTTCGAAATGACCCCGCATCCGGTCGAGTTCGACATGTATTATTCCGCCTGA
- a CDS encoding P-II family nitrogen regulator yields MKKIEAIIKPFKLDEVKEALQEVGLQGITVTEAKGFGRQKGHTELYRGAEYVVDFLPKVKVEVVLADENVDAVIDAIRNAAQTGRIGDGKIFVSNIEEVVRIRTGETGVDAI; encoded by the coding sequence ATGAAAAAGATCGAAGCGATCATTAAGCCTTTCAAACTGGATGAAGTTAAGGAAGCGCTTCAAGAGGTCGGACTGCAGGGTATTACGGTGACGGAGGCCAAGGGTTTCGGACGCCAGAAAGGGCATACGGAGCTTTACCGTGGCGCCGAATATGTGGTGGATTTCCTGCCCAAGGTGAAGGTGGAAGTCGTTCTGGCCGACGAGAATGTCGATGCCGTGATCGATGCCATCCGCAACGCGGCGCAGACCGGGCGCATTGGCGATGGGAAGATATTCGTGTCCAACATCGAAGAAGTCGTGCGTATCCGCACCGGTGAAACGGGCGTGGACGCCATCTAA
- a CDS encoding NAD(P)H-hydrate dehydratase, with translation MSAFAKILLTPDEMAKADAAAAASGLDSFGLMERAGRAVAACALRHFPEALRFVLLCGPGNNGGDAYVAARALVEAGARVTMHAYGEPDRLGGDALTAFRRCGLPVRPLAEYAPSAGDVVIDGIFGAGLSRDVPIEVARLIDRVGAAKVPVIAIDLPSGLCGLRGQALGAAFRAERTVTFMTRKPGHLLMPGRELCGEIEVFDIGIPQRIIRASAGRIAVNGPDIWAASFPRMDGTAHKYSRGHLGVFSGGAAKTGAARLSAAAGLVAGAGLVTVASPADAMAVQAMALTAVMLRQTETEAQLSDWLSTAKLHAFVIGPGFGIGEKAQRFVQRVSHLPTVVDADAITSFSDNPERLFSGFSEGQPHLVLTPHEGEFSRLFPDIAADASLGKVERAQAAAGRSHAAVVYKGADTVIAAPDGRVLINENAPPWLATAGSGDVLAGIIGALLAQGMPAFEAAAAGVWLHGEAAQVAGRGLTAETLIHHIADALQRLD, from the coding sequence ATGTCGGCATTTGCAAAAATTCTGCTCACTCCGGACGAAATGGCAAAGGCGGATGCAGCAGCGGCCGCATCCGGTCTCGACTCGTTTGGCCTGATGGAAAGGGCAGGCCGGGCGGTGGCAGCCTGTGCGCTTCGCCACTTTCCGGAGGCTCTGCGTTTCGTGCTTCTCTGCGGGCCGGGCAATAATGGTGGCGATGCTTATGTGGCAGCCCGTGCGCTGGTGGAAGCGGGCGCCCGCGTTACGATGCATGCCTATGGCGAGCCGGATCGATTGGGCGGCGATGCGCTTACTGCCTTCCGCCGCTGCGGCCTGCCGGTTCGACCGCTTGCCGAGTATGCGCCGTCAGCGGGCGATGTGGTGATCGACGGCATCTTCGGCGCCGGTCTGTCACGGGATGTGCCGATCGAGGTCGCGCGCCTGATCGACCGGGTTGGTGCGGCTAAGGTGCCGGTGATTGCGATCGACCTGCCGTCCGGCCTCTGCGGTCTGCGCGGCCAGGCGCTTGGCGCCGCCTTTCGGGCCGAGCGCACGGTGACGTTCATGACGCGCAAACCGGGGCATCTGCTGATGCCGGGCAGGGAGCTGTGCGGCGAGATCGAGGTCTTCGATATCGGCATCCCGCAGCGGATCATCCGGGCTTCGGCCGGCAGAATTGCCGTCAACGGTCCCGACATCTGGGCGGCGTCTTTTCCCAGAATGGATGGCACCGCACATAAATATAGCCGCGGCCATCTCGGTGTGTTCAGCGGCGGTGCGGCAAAGACCGGCGCGGCGCGGCTGTCTGCGGCGGCGGGACTTGTCGCCGGTGCGGGGTTGGTCACCGTGGCTTCCCCCGCCGATGCCATGGCCGTGCAGGCGATGGCACTGACCGCCGTCATGCTGCGCCAGACGGAAACAGAGGCCCAGCTTTCCGACTGGCTATCGACGGCCAAGCTGCACGCCTTCGTGATCGGGCCGGGCTTCGGCATTGGCGAGAAAGCGCAGCGGTTCGTGCAGCGCGTCAGCCACCTTCCAACCGTCGTGGATGCCGACGCCATTACGTCCTTCTCGGACAATCCGGAGCGTCTGTTCAGTGGGTTTTCCGAGGGCCAACCGCACCTTGTGCTGACGCCGCATGAGGGCGAGTTTTCACGCCTGTTTCCAGACATCGCCGCTGACGCAAGCCTTGGCAAGGTGGAGCGCGCGCAGGCCGCCGCAGGCCGTTCCCATGCGGCGGTTGTCTACAAGGGCGCCGACACGGTGATCGCGGCGCCGGATGGGCGCGTCCTGATCAACGAGAACGCCCCGCCCTGGCTTGCCACCGCGGGCTCGGGCGACGTGCTGGCCGGCATTATCGGCGCACTTCTGGCGCAGGGCATGCCGGCCTTCGAGGCGGCTGCGGCCGGCGTGTGGCTGCATGGCGAGGCGGCCCAGGTTGCCGGACGCGGCCTGACGGCGGAAACGCTCATCCACCATATTGCAGATGCCCTGCAGCGCCTCGACTGA
- a CDS encoding DUF72 domain-containing protein — protein sequence MTANGIIRTGIGGWTFDPWEGTFYPEKLPKKRQLEFASRELTAIEVNGTYYSSQKPATFAKWAAEVPENFVFSLKASRYCTNRKILAEAGPSIDKFLGQGITELGSHLGPILWQFMGTKKFEPDDFEAFLALLPKDLDGLPLRHVVEPRHDSFCTPEFVSLLAKYNVAAVCADHADYPMFADVTADFVYARLQRGTDDTPTCYPVAQIDEWAKRLETYAKGDVPADLPLNAPDHKPAQTPRDVFAFFISGGKVNAPNGARLLQKKVAG from the coding sequence ATGACAGCAAACGGCATCATCCGCACCGGCATCGGTGGCTGGACCTTCGATCCCTGGGAAGGAACCTTCTACCCGGAAAAGCTGCCGAAGAAGCGGCAGTTGGAATTTGCCAGCCGTGAACTGACGGCGATCGAGGTGAACGGCACCTATTATTCCAGCCAGAAACCCGCGACATTCGCAAAGTGGGCCGCCGAGGTGCCCGAGAACTTCGTCTTTTCGCTGAAGGCGAGCCGGTATTGCACCAATCGTAAAATTCTTGCCGAAGCCGGCCCTTCGATCGACAAGTTCCTGGGCCAGGGCATTACCGAACTGGGATCCCATCTCGGTCCCATTCTCTGGCAGTTCATGGGCACCAAGAAATTCGAACCGGACGATTTCGAGGCCTTTCTGGCCCTGCTGCCGAAGGATCTCGATGGACTGCCCCTGCGCCATGTGGTGGAGCCGCGTCACGACAGCTTCTGCACGCCGGAATTCGTCTCACTTCTCGCAAAATACAATGTCGCAGCCGTCTGCGCCGACCATGCGGATTATCCGATGTTTGCGGATGTCACCGCCGATTTTGTCTATGCGCGGCTGCAACGGGGCACCGATGACACCCCAACCTGTTATCCGGTCGCGCAGATCGATGAGTGGGCGAAGCGGCTGGAGACTTATGCTAAGGGTGACGTACCGGCCGATCTGCCGCTGAACGCGCCGGACCACAAACCCGCACAGACACCGCGCGACGTGTTTGCCTTCTTCATCTCCGGCGGCAAGGTCAATGCGCCGAATGGCGCACGGCTGCTGCAGAAAAAGGTGGCGGGCTGA
- a CDS encoding type II toxin-antitoxin system Phd/YefM family antitoxin yields the protein MTVIRISRADSELSKLIDRVEAGEEIVLARDDAPVAKLVAVEDQQPQPVRGYGRLAHLRDKIPADLFLEPMSQDELDAWEGKYSHPADNGQ from the coding sequence ATGACCGTGATCCGCATATCCAGGGCCGATAGCGAATTGTCGAAGCTGATCGACCGTGTCGAAGCCGGCGAAGAGATCGTGCTGGCCCGCGATGACGCGCCGGTGGCAAAGCTGGTGGCCGTTGAAGACCAGCAGCCACAACCTGTCCGCGGATATGGACGACTGGCCCACCTGCGCGACAAGATACCGGCCGATCTCTTCCTAGAGCCCATGTCGCAGGACGAGTTGGATGCATGGGAGGGCAAGTATTCCCATCCCGCAGACAATGGACAATGA
- a CDS encoding type II toxin-antitoxin system VapC family toxin has product MNYLLDTHALLWWLMADPRLSRTAKDVIDNAAFSRHVSAVSGFEIANKVHIGKLEQARPAVETFDVILVDAQLTKLNVTHAHALLAGTLESPHRDPFDRLLAAQAMLEGLTLVTADRAFTSFDVPTLW; this is encoded by the coding sequence ATGAACTACCTGCTCGACACGCACGCTCTTCTCTGGTGGCTGATGGCTGATCCGCGCCTCAGCCGGACGGCCAAGGATGTCATCGACAACGCCGCATTCTCCCGTCACGTCAGCGCCGTGAGCGGCTTCGAGATTGCAAACAAGGTGCATATCGGCAAGCTTGAACAGGCGCGCCCCGCGGTCGAAACATTCGACGTGATCCTGGTCGATGCGCAACTGACCAAGCTGAACGTCACCCATGCGCATGCCCTCCTTGCCGGTACCCTGGAAAGCCCTCATCGTGACCCCTTCGATCGCCTTCTGGCGGCGCAGGCGATGCTCGAAGGACTGACCCTCGTCACAGCCGACAGGGCATTTACAAGCTTCGACGTTCCAACCCTCTGGTAG
- the uvrA gene encoding excinuclease ABC subunit UvrA: protein MSELKTISIRGAREHNLKGIDLDLPRNSLIVMTGLSGSGKSSLAFDTIYAEGQRRYVESLSAYARQFLEMMQKPDVDQIDGLSPAISIEQKTTSKNPRSTVGTVTEIYDYMRLLFARVGVPHSPATGLPIESQTVSQMVDRVLAFGDGTRLYILAPMVRGRKGEYKKELADLMKKGFQRVKVDGQFYEIADVPALDKKYKHDIDVVVDRVVVRNDIGARLADSLETCLKLADGLAVAEFADKPLPPEETAAGGSANKSLNETHERVLFSEKFACPVSGFTIPEIEPRLFSFNNPFGACPTCDGLGAQQKVDENLIVPEAERTLKDGAIAPWAKSTSPYYNQTLEGLGKVFGFKLTDRWSKLSREAQRAILQGTEEKIEFSYVDGARSYKTTKTFEGIVPNLERRWKETDSAWAREEIERYMSAAPCPACAGYRLKPEALAVKIDRLHIGEVTEMSIRLARDWFEALPEKLTAKQNEIAVRILKEIRDRLRFLNDVGLDYLSLSRSSGTLSGGESQRIRLASQIGSGLTGVLYVLDEPSIGLHQRDNARLLDTLKHLRDIGNTVLVVEHDEDAILTADYVVDIGPAAGVHGGQVVAAGTPKEVMAHPKSLTGKYLSGELGVAVPAERRKPKKGKEIKVVGARGNNLKSVTASVPLGLFTAVTGVSGGGKSTFLIETLYKAAARRVMGAREIPADHERIDGLEFIDKVIDIDQSPIGRTPRSNPATYTGAFTPIRDWFAGLPEAKARGYQPGRFSFNVKGGRCEACQGDGVIKIEMHFLPDVYVTCDVCHGKRYNRETLDVLFKGKSIADVLDMTVEEGVDFFSAVPAVRDKLQALFEVGLGYIKVGQQANTLSGGEAQRVKLAKELSKRSTGRTLYILDEPTTGLHFHDVAKLLEMLHELVNQGNSVVVIEHNLEVIKTADWIIDIGPEGGTGGGEVVAVGTPEDVVKEKRSYTGQFLKELLQRRPVKKVEAAE from the coding sequence ATGAGCGAACTGAAGACGATTTCCATCCGCGGCGCCCGCGAGCACAACCTGAAGGGCATCGACCTCGACCTGCCCCGCAACAGCCTGATCGTGATGACCGGCCTGTCCGGGTCGGGCAAATCATCGCTCGCCTTCGATACAATCTATGCGGAAGGCCAGAGACGGTATGTCGAAAGCCTTTCGGCCTATGCGCGCCAGTTTCTGGAAATGATGCAGAAGCCGGATGTCGACCAGATCGACGGCCTGTCACCGGCGATCTCGATCGAACAGAAGACGACGTCGAAGAACCCGCGCTCGACGGTCGGGACCGTCACCGAAATCTACGACTATATGCGCCTGCTGTTTGCGCGGGTCGGCGTGCCCCATTCGCCGGCGACGGGCCTTCCAATCGAGAGCCAGACGGTCAGCCAGATGGTCGATCGCGTTCTCGCCTTCGGCGACGGCACCCGCCTCTACATTCTGGCGCCGATGGTGCGCGGTCGAAAGGGCGAATATAAAAAGGAACTGGCGGACCTGATGAAAAAGGGTTTCCAGCGCGTCAAGGTCGACGGCCAGTTCTACGAGATCGCTGACGTGCCGGCCCTCGACAAGAAATACAAGCACGATATCGACGTGGTGGTGGACCGCGTTGTTGTGCGCAATGACATCGGCGCGCGACTGGCGGACAGCCTGGAGACCTGCCTGAAGCTGGCGGATGGCCTGGCGGTGGCGGAGTTCGCCGACAAGCCCCTGCCGCCGGAGGAAACCGCAGCCGGCGGTTCGGCCAACAAGTCGCTGAACGAAACCCATGAACGGGTTCTGTTTTCGGAAAAATTCGCCTGCCCGGTCTCCGGCTTCACCATTCCGGAAATCGAGCCGCGGCTGTTTTCGTTCAACAATCCCTTCGGTGCCTGCCCAACCTGTGACGGTCTCGGTGCCCAGCAGAAGGTGGATGAGAACCTCATCGTGCCGGAGGCGGAGCGCACCTTGAAGGATGGCGCGATTGCGCCCTGGGCCAAATCGACATCGCCCTACTACAATCAGACGCTGGAGGGGCTCGGCAAGGTCTTTGGCTTCAAGCTGACGGATCGCTGGTCGAAACTGTCGAGGGAGGCACAACGGGCCATCCTGCAGGGGACCGAGGAGAAGATCGAGTTCAGCTACGTCGATGGCGCCCGCTCCTACAAGACGACAAAAACCTTCGAAGGCATCGTGCCGAACCTCGAGCGCCGCTGGAAGGAAACCGACAGTGCCTGGGCGCGGGAGGAGATCGAGCGGTATATGTCTGCCGCCCCCTGCCCCGCCTGCGCCGGCTACCGCCTGAAGCCGGAGGCGCTCGCGGTGAAGATCGACCGGCTGCACATCGGTGAAGTGACGGAAATGTCGATCAGGCTGGCGCGCGACTGGTTCGAGGCGCTGCCCGAGAAACTGACGGCCAAGCAGAACGAGATCGCCGTGCGGATCCTGAAGGAGATCCGCGACCGACTGCGGTTCCTCAACGATGTCGGCCTGGATTACTTAAGCCTCTCGCGTTCCTCGGGGACGCTCTCGGGCGGCGAAAGCCAGCGCATCCGGCTTGCCTCGCAGATCGGCTCCGGCCTCACCGGCGTTCTCTACGTGCTGGACGAACCGTCGATCGGCCTGCACCAGCGCGACAATGCGCGCCTCCTCGACACGCTGAAGCACCTGCGTGATATCGGCAATACCGTGCTGGTGGTCGAACACGACGAGGACGCGATCCTGACCGCCGATTACGTCGTCGATATCGGCCCGGCCGCTGGCGTGCATGGCGGCCAGGTGGTCGCGGCCGGCACGCCGAAGGAGGTCATGGCCCATCCGAAATCGCTGACGGGCAAATATCTCTCCGGCGAACTCGGTGTCGCCGTGCCTGCCGAACGGCGCAAGCCGAAGAAGGGCAAGGAGATCAAGGTTGTTGGCGCCCGCGGCAACAATCTCAAGAGTGTCACGGCTTCGGTGCCGCTCGGCCTGTTCACCGCCGTTACCGGCGTCTCCGGCGGTGGCAAGTCGACCTTCCTGATCGAGACGCTCTACAAGGCAGCGGCCCGCCGCGTGATGGGTGCGCGCGAAATTCCCGCGGACCACGAGCGCATCGACGGGCTGGAATTCATCGACAAGGTCATCGATATCGACCAGTCGCCGATCGGCCGCACGCCGCGCTCCAATCCGGCCACCTATACCGGTGCCTTCACGCCGATCCGTGACTGGTTCGCCGGCCTGCCGGAAGCCAAGGCGCGTGGCTATCAACCCGGCCGCTTTTCCTTCAACGTCAAGGGCGGCCGCTGCGAGGCCTGCCAGGGCGACGGCGTCATCAAGATCGAGATGCATTTCCTGCCGGATGTCTACGTCACCTGCGACGTCTGCCACGGCAAGCGCTACAACCGCGAAACGCTGGACGTTCTGTTCAAGGGCAAGTCGATTGCCGACGTGCTGGACATGACGGTGGAAGAAGGCGTCGACTTCTTCTCCGCCGTGCCGGCGGTGCGCGACAAGCTGCAGGCGCTGTTCGAGGTCGGGCTCGGCTATATTAAGGTCGGCCAACAGGCCAACACGCTCTCCGGCGGCGAGGCGCAGCGTGTGAAACTGGCGAAGGAATTGTCGAAACGATCGACCGGGCGCACACTCTACATCCTGGATGAGCCGACCACCGGCCTGCATTTCCATGATGTCGCCAAGCTCCTGGAAATGCTGCATGAACTGGTCAACCAGGGCAATTCGGTGGTGGTGATCGAGCACAATCTGGAGGTCATCAAGACCGCCGACTGGATCATCGACATCGGCCCGGAAGGCGGCACAGGCGGCGGCGAAGTGGTCGCGGTGGGCACACCGGAAGATGTGGTGAAGGAAAAGCGGTCCTATACGGGCCAGTTCCTGAAGGAACTGCTGCAGCGGCGGCCGGTGAAGAAGGTCGAAGCGGCGGAGTGA
- a CDS encoding single-stranded DNA-binding protein: MAGSVNKVILVGNVGADPEIRRTQDGRPIANLRIATSESWRDRNSGERREKTEWHNVVVFNEGLCKVVEQYIKKGAKLYIEGALQTRKWQDQNGNDRYTTEIVLQGFNSTLTMLDGRGGGEGQSGGNVGYGGGRSGGNAGGGDFGGGYDDYDRAPASSGRGGSQSSGSGSGGFARDLDDDIPF, from the coding sequence ATGGCTGGCAGCGTCAATAAGGTGATTTTGGTCGGGAATGTCGGTGCGGACCCGGAAATCCGCCGCACGCAGGACGGCCGGCCGATCGCCAATCTGCGCATCGCGACGTCGGAAAGCTGGCGCGACCGCAACAGCGGCGAGCGTCGCGAAAAGACGGAGTGGCACAATGTCGTGGTCTTCAACGAAGGCCTCTGCAAGGTGGTCGAGCAATACATCAAGAAGGGCGCCAAGCTCTACATCGAAGGCGCGCTGCAGACCCGCAAGTGGCAGGATCAAAACGGCAATGATCGCTACACCACGGAAATCGTGCTGCAGGGCTTCAACTCGACGCTGACCATGCTCGATGGTCGTGGCGGCGGCGAGGGCCAGAGCGGCGGCAATGTCGGTTATGGCGGCGGTCGCAGCGGTGGCAATGCCGGTGGAGGGGATTTCGGCGGCGGTTATGACGATTATGATCGCGCGCCGGCAAGCTCCGGCCGTGGCGGCAGCCAGTCATCCGGCAGTGGCAGCGGTGGCTTTGCGCGTGATCTGGACGACGACATTCCGTTCTGA
- a CDS encoding HPP family protein — protein MTMNFHRFLPATAPLSLRQRIRAPLGALIGITLTALVGLVAVRQGLPLPAIIAPMGASAVLLFAVPASPLAQPWSVVGGNGISAIVGVIAASLIPEPALAAGVAVSLAIAAMTACRCLHPPGGAVALTAVAGGVAIRDLGFGFVLWPVLGNSLLLLAVALLFHRLTKGTYPHRLQPALKRHETDDPAAAARIGFTSTDLDEVLKDYDQFLDIDRGDLETILRRTELRSYRRRAIHVACDSIMSRDVVAVAPDTPLKEAHELMRRHHFRALPVTNEQAEVVGIVTQSDFLYKPRWVAGRPRIGIIQRLSLAFAGTSAPNDTVKDIMTTPVRTVRPETPVADAIILFAEGGLHDLPVVRDGNKLTGIISQSDALVAMLEDRRPAEASTSHRPTEPT, from the coding sequence ATGACCATGAATTTTCACCGTTTCCTGCCGGCCACCGCACCACTCAGCCTGCGGCAGCGCATCCGTGCGCCGCTCGGCGCGCTGATCGGCATCACACTCACGGCGCTCGTCGGCCTTGTCGCCGTCCGCCAGGGTCTGCCGCTGCCGGCCATCATCGCCCCCATGGGCGCGTCCGCCGTGCTGCTGTTTGCCGTGCCGGCAAGCCCTCTGGCCCAGCCCTGGTCGGTCGTCGGCGGCAACGGCATTTCGGCGATCGTCGGCGTCATTGCCGCCTCTCTGATCCCGGAACCGGCCCTGGCGGCCGGCGTGGCGGTGTCGCTCGCCATTGCCGCCATGACGGCCTGCCGCTGCCTGCACCCGCCCGGTGGTGCCGTGGCGCTGACGGCGGTTGCCGGCGGGGTCGCCATCCGCGATCTCGGTTTTGGTTTTGTGCTGTGGCCCGTGCTCGGCAATTCGCTTCTGCTGCTCGCGGTCGCTCTGCTGTTTCATCGACTGACAAAGGGCACCTATCCGCACCGCCTGCAGCCGGCCCTCAAGCGGCATGAGACCGATGATCCCGCCGCCGCCGCCCGGATCGGCTTCACCTCGACCGATCTCGACGAGGTGCTGAAGGACTACGACCAGTTCCTCGATATCGACCGCGGCGATCTTGAAACCATCCTGCGACGGACGGAACTGCGCTCCTATCGGCGGCGCGCCATCCATGTGGCGTGCGACAGCATCATGTCGCGGGATGTCGTGGCCGTTGCGCCGGACACGCCGCTGAAGGAGGCGCACGAGCTGATGCGCCGGCATCATTTTCGCGCGCTTCCGGTGACGAACGAGCAGGCCGAAGTCGTCGGCATCGTCACCCAGAGCGATTTTCTCTACAAGCCGCGCTGGGTCGCGGGGCGACCGCGCATCGGCATCATCCAACGCCTCAGCCTGGCGTTTGCCGGCACCAGCGCGCCGAACGACACGGTAAAGGACATTATGACCACGCCGGTGCGTACCGTGCGACCCGAGACGCCCGTGGCCGACGCCATCATCCTGTTTGCCGAAGGCGGACTGCACGACCTGCCGGTCGTTCGCGACGGCAACAAGCTCACCGGCATCATCTCCCAGTCGGACGCCCTTGTCGCCATGCTGGAAGACAGACGGCCGGCAGAGGCCTCCACCTCACACCGGCCGACAGAACCGACCTGA
- a CDS encoding MarC family protein, with the protein MATADSIMSAFTTLLVTLDPPGLAPIFLGLTAGLDRAQRRQVALRGTLIAFAILTVFALFGAGILSVLGISMGAFRIAGGLLLFWIAFEMIFQKRNDRKEETSKAAITIDHIQNIAVFPLALPLIAGPGAISATVLLAGSFAAPLDRAILIGMLVVTMAIVLAALLVADRLDRILGVTGRAILTRLLGVLLAALSVQFVVDGVRSAFAL; encoded by the coding sequence TTGGCGACCGCAGACAGCATCATGAGCGCGTTCACGACGCTCCTCGTCACCTTGGATCCGCCCGGCCTTGCCCCGATCTTCCTCGGCCTGACCGCCGGGCTGGATCGCGCCCAGCGCCGGCAGGTCGCTCTCCGCGGCACCTTGATCGCCTTTGCGATCCTGACCGTCTTTGCGCTCTTCGGCGCCGGCATTCTCTCGGTGCTCGGCATTTCCATGGGGGCCTTCCGCATTGCGGGTGGCCTGCTTCTCTTCTGGATCGCCTTCGAGATGATCTTCCAGAAGCGCAACGACCGCAAGGAAGAGACCTCCAAGGCGGCCATCACCATCGACCATATCCAGAACATCGCCGTGTTTCCGCTGGCCCTGCCGCTGATTGCCGGGCCAGGCGCCATTTCGGCAACGGTCCTTCTCGCCGGTTCCTTTGCCGCACCGCTCGACAGGGCCATTCTGATCGGCATGCTGGTCGTCACCATGGCGATCGTGCTGGCGGCGCTGTTGGTGGCCGACCGGCTGGACCGGATCCTTGGCGTCACCGGCCGCGCGATCCTGACCCGTCTGCTCGGTGTGCTGCTGGCCGCCCTCTCCGTCCAGTTCGTCGTGGATGGTGTCCGTTCGGCCTTCGCGCTCTAA